A DNA window from Daucus carota subsp. sativus chromosome 3, DH1 v3.0, whole genome shotgun sequence contains the following coding sequences:
- the LOC108214573 gene encoding uncharacterized protein LOC108214573, producing the protein MSASTPKMSSTLVHFSHPKHSLVLKDFDVVGDDATCHVCDTSVIGSPTYTCSDDNTKCEGFYLHKTCAELSTPITFYKHNQHPLILCPVKGSCDVCYNRVEKFAYLCSDDCEFVVCVFCAFQQRALDHPGHEQHTLTLVPRESLFACDACSEEAKDSSYICTTCDFWIHKKCALSPLTIPNPSYHHHPLDLIYSIPKMHRYFTRYCNICHKRVMREAWLYYCHKCTYFVHVKCATSSHSSPSENENEEEGTPNEPDLVEFPLPTEELLFDLIISQCCKLQVESQGKDENTNPISTAPDPPIINQHWSHMEHPLVHFQFTTSENDDNENNYKRRELICDGCIQPITIFHPSYYACMKCGFFLHSFCSTKLPAVLLAGVCPAHPQHSLLLSQKNYFYTFAKCEICCYRTNGFYFLCETCDIRIDIRCAFLPTKIKHKSHKHHSLVQRPTSNFKCSASGYDFTSRTQYGCETCSNFHIDIASAFYPGRMKHRYDDHPVTLRQPPFFYEGVFYCEICEDQVNNQWWLYHCEECDHSFHNNCLLWDGSVKLGRNIELDINDQPHTLTLVVKCRIKKTQPKYNCRYCGNSFIWNYFLECDGCGYLICCLCVSEVKASNKSIHF; encoded by the exons ATGTCTGCCTCAACACCAAAAATGAGTTCAACACTAGTGCATTTTAGCCACCCAAAACACTCCCTTGTACTAAAAGATTTTGATGTTGTTGGAGATGATGCTACATGCCATGTTTGTGACACAAGTGTTATAGGCTCTCCAACATATACTTGTAGTGATGATAATACTAAGTGTGAAGGTTTCTATCTCCACAAGACTTGTGCAGAATTAAGCACTCCAATTACTTTCTATAAGCACAACCAGCACCCCTTGATCCTCTGTCCGGTTAAAGGGTCTTGTGATGTTTGTTATAATCGTGTTGAGAAATTCGCTTATTTATGTTCTGATGATTGTGAAtttgttgtgtgtgtgttttgcgCTTTTCAACAGAGAGCACTTGATCATCCAGGTCATGAGCAGCACACGCTAACATTGGTGCCCAGGGAATCGTTATTTGCTTGTGATGCTTGTTCGGAAGAAGCTAAAGACTCTTCGTATATATGCACCACTTGTGACTTTTGGATTCACAAAAAATGTGCTCTTTCGCCTTTAACAATCCCCAATCCTTCTTACCACCATCATCCTCTTGATCTTATCTACTCCATTCCTAAAATGCATCGCTATTTCACACGATATTGCAATATATGTCACAAACGGGTTATGAGAGAAGCCTGGCTGTATTATTGTCATAAATGTACATATTTCGTGCATGTGAAATGTGCTACATCCTCACATTCATCACCTTCTGA AAATGAGAATGAAGAAGAGGGCACTCCTAATGAACCAGATTTAGTAGAGTTTCCTCTGCCTACCGAAGAATTGCTATTTGATCTGATAATATCCCAGTGTTGCAAGCTCCAAGTTGAATCTCAAGGTAAAGATGAAAACACTAATCCTATATCAACAGCTCCTGATCCTCCCATAATTAATCAACACTGGAGTCATATGGAGCATCCACTAGTACACTTCCAGTTCACTACTAGTGAGAATGATGACAACGAAAATAATTATAAGAGAAGAGAGTTGATATGCGATGGTTGCATTCAACCCATAACTATTTTCCATCCATCTTACTATGCTTGTATGAAATGTGGTTTCTTTCTTCACTCCTTTTGTTCCACTAAGTTGCCAGCAGTATTGCTAGCAGGAGTATGTCCTGCTCATCCCCAACATTCGCTTCTTCTTTCCCAGAAAAACTACTTCTATACTTTTGCAAAATGTGAAATTTGCTGTTACAGAACAAATGGATTCTACTTTCTTTGTGAGACGTGTGATATTAGAATTGATATACGTTGTGCATTCTTACCCACCAAGATAAAGCATAAATCGCACAAGCACCATTCCCTTGTTCAACGTCCAACCTCCAATTTTAAATGCAGTGCGAGTGGTTATGATTTTACAAGTCGTACACAATATGGATGTGAAACTTGCAGTAACTTTCATATAGATATAGCAAGTGCATTTTATCCTGGTAGGATGAAACACAGATACGATGATCACCCTGTAACCTTGAGACAACCTCCATTCTTCTACGAGGGAGTATTCTATTGTGAAATATGTGAAGACCAAGTTAATAATCAATGGTGGCTCTATCACTGTGAGGAATGCGATCATTCTTTTCACAATAATTGCCTTCTTTGGGATGGAAGTGTCAAGTTAGGAAGGAACATTGAACTTGATATCAACGACCAACCACACACACTTACCTTGGTGGTGAAGTGTCGTATAAAAAAGACCCAACCCAAGTACAACTGTAGATATTGTGGGAACAGCTTTATCTGGAATTACTTTTTGGAATGTGATGGGTGTGGATATCTTATCTGCTGTCTCTGTGTTAGTGAAGTCAAGGCGAGTAACAAGTCCATACACTTTTGA
- the LOC108214574 gene encoding uncharacterized protein LOC108214574: protein MAGDMEHKHLMLQRFQEERALDHPGHEQHTLTLVPRESLFACDACSEEANDSSYICTTCDFWIHKKCALSPLTIPNPTYHRHPLDLIYFIPKMHRYFKRYCNICKKPIRKESWLYYCHKCTYFVHMKCATSSHSSPSENESEEEGTLNDEPHLVELPLHSVESLLDLIISQCCKLQFQYEGKNENSIAILTAPDPPIINEHWSRKEHPLVQFQFSTSENDNNEKKYDRRELICDGCIQPITIFHPSYYACMKCGFFLHSFCATKLPRVLVANGFFYHCKTCNITIDIRCAFLPTKIKHKSHNHHSLVYRPSFKFECSVSGYTIGGGVQYGCGTCGNFQIDIDSAFYPGSMKHRYDDHPVTLRRPPFFYEGVFYCEICEDQVNNQWWLYHCDECDHSFHNDCLLSGGSVKLGRTVEVDINDQSHTLALVLKRRTRKTQSEYFCRYCGNGYKSNHFLECDGCGYLICCPCVSQIKASNKSIHF, encoded by the exons ATGGCAGGGGATATGGAGCACAAGCACCTCATGCTTCAGAGGTTTCAGGAAGAG AGAGCACTTGATCATCCAGGTCATGAGCAGCACACGCTAACATTGGTGCCCAGGGAATCGTTATTTGCTTGTGATGCTTGTTCCGAAGAAGCTAACGACTCTTCCTATATATGCACCACTTGTGACTTTTGGATTCACAAAAAATGTGCTCTTTCGCCTTTAACAATCCCCAATCCTACATACCACCGTCATCCTCTTGATCTTATCTACTTCATTCCTAAAATGCATCGCTATTTCAAACGATATTGCAATATATGTAAGAAACCAATTCGGAAAGAATCCTGGCTCTATTATTGTCATAAATGCACATATTTTGTGCATATGAAATGTGCAACATCCTCACATTCATCGCCTTCTGA AAATGAGAGTGAAGAAGAGGGCACTCTGAATGATGAACCTCATTTGGTGGAGCTTCCACTGCATAGTGTGGAATCACTATTGGATCTGATAATATCCCAGTGTTGCAAGCTCCAGTTTCAATATGAAGGTAAAAATGAAAACAGTATTGCTATATTAACAGCTCCTGATCCTCCCATAATTAATGAACACTGGAGTCGTAAGGAACATCCATTAGTGCAGTTCCAGTTTAGTACTAGTGAGAATGATAACAACGAAAAAAAGTATGATAGAAGAGAGTTGATATGCGACGGTTGCATTCAACCCATAACTATTTTCCATCCATCTTACTATGCTTGTATGAAATGTGGTTTCTTTCTTCATTCCTTTTGTGCCACTAAGTTGCCAAGAGTATTGGTAGCAAATGGATTCTTCTACCATTGCAAGACCTGTAATATTACAATTGATATACGTTGTGCATTCTTACCCACCAAGATAAAGCATAAATCACACAACCACCACTCCCTTGTTTATCGTCCATCCTTCAAATTTGAATGCAGTGTGAGTGGTTATACTATTGGAGGTGGTGTGCAATATGGATGTGGAACTTGTGGTAACTTTCAAATTGATATAGATAGTGCATTTTATCCTGGTAGCATGAAACACAGATACGATGATCACCCTGTAACCTTGAGACGACCTCCATTCTTCTACGAGGGAGTATTCTATTGTGAAATATGTGAAGACCAAGTTAATAATCAATGGTGGCTCTATCACTGTGATGAATGTGATCATTCTTTTCACAATGATTGCCTTCTTTCGGGTGGAAGTGTCAAGTTAGGAAGGACTGTCGAAGTTGATATTAACGACCAATCACACACACTTGCATTGGTCTTGAAGAGGCGTACAAGAAAGACCCAATCGGAGTACTTCTGTAGATATTGCGGGAATGGCTACAAGTCGAATCACTTTTTGGAATGTGATGGGTGTGGATATCTTATATGCTGTCCCTGTGTTAGTCAAATCAAGGCCAGTAACAAGTCCATACACTTTTGA
- the LOC108213271 gene encoding uncharacterized protein LOC108213271, producing MSSTLEHFSHDHPLVLKESDVFEDDPKCCICNNTVTGSPTYTCSNSASNNTECPTFYLHKSCAELPSQINFYKHNQHPLHLLPRPNKFTCDVCDRYVKFSYACDDCQFDVCVVCAFQQRVLQHEGHPEHILTLMPRKSLFKCDACHEKVEDSSYVCTTCALCIHKACALSPFTIPAPAFHHHPLHLIYSVPQMHRYFDRFCNICQRRVHTNFWLYYCHKCTYFVHMRCATSSHTSSSVNETEEEGSLNEPDLVEFPLHSEESLFDLIISQCRKLQVESQGIDKNSIGIITAPDPPIIEHHWSHEEHPLVLFQFTTSETEDNENNYDRRELICDGCIQPITVFHPSYYACTQCGFFLHSFCATKLPAVLVAGLCPPHPQHSLQLHQKFNFYTFATCEICCYRTNGFYYLCKTCDTRIDIRCAFLPTKIKHKSHRHHSLVQRLSSNFECSVSGCYITSGVQYGCETCSDFHIVINSAFYPGSMKHRYDDHPVTLRRPPFFYEGVFYCEICEDRVNNQWWLYHCDECDHSFHNGCLLSGGSVKLGGTVEVDFNDQSHTLALVLKRRTRKTQPQYYCRYCGNGYIWNYFLECDGCGYLICCPCVRKIKASNKSIHF from the exons ATGAGTTCAACACTAGAGCACTTTAGCCATGATCACCCACTAGTACTAAAAGAGTCTGATGTTTTTGAAGATGATCCTAAATGCTGTATTTGCAACAATACAGTTACAGGCTCTCCCACATACACTTGTAGTAATAGTGCTAGTAACAATACCGAGTGTCCAACTTTTTACCTCCACAAGAGTTGTGCGGAATTACCCTCTCAAATTAATTTCTACAAGCACAACCAACACCCCCTCCATCTTCTACCTCGCCCTAATAAATTCACTTGTGATGTTTGTGATCGGTATGTGAAGTTCTCTTACGCATGCGATGATTGTCAATTCGATGTGTGTGTGGTTTGCGCTTTTCAACAGAGAGTGCTTCAACATGAAGGTCACCCTGAGCACATACTAACACTAATGCCAAGGAAATCCTTGTTTAAGTGTGATGCTTGTCATGAAAAAGTTGAAGATTCTTCCTATGTATGCACCACCTGTGCCTTGTGCATCCACAAGGCATGCGCTCTTTCTCCCTTCACTATCCCCGCTCCTGCTTTTCACCATCATCCCCTCCATCTTATTTACTCTGTTCCTCAAATGCATCGTTATTTTGATCGATTCTGCAACATCTGTCAGCGACGAGTTCATACAAACTTCTGGCTGTATTATTGTCATAAATGCACATATTTTGTGCATATGAGATGTGCAACATCTTCACATACATCGTCTTCTGT AAATGAGACTGAAGAAGAGGGCAGTCTCAATGAACCTGATTTGGTGGAGTTTCCACTGCATAGTGAGGAATCGCTATTTGATCTAATAATATCCCAGTGTCGCAAACTCCAAGTCGAATCTCAAGGTATAGATAAAAACAGTATTGGTATAATAACAGCTCCTGATCCTCCCATAATTGAACACCACTGGAGTCATGAGGAGCATCCACTAGTACTCTTCCAGTTCACTACTAGTGAGACTGAAGATAACGAAAATAATTATGATAGAAGAGAGTTGATATGCGATGGTTGCATTCAACCCATAACTGTATTCCATCCGTCTTACTATGCTTGCACCCAATGTGGTTTCTTTCTTCACTCGTTTTGTGCCACTAAGTTGCCAGCAGTATTAGTAGCAGGATTATGTCCTCCTCATCCCCAGCATTCGCTTCAGCTTCACCAGAAATTCAACTTCTATACTTTTGCAACGTGTGAAATTTGCTGTTACAGAACAAATGGGTTCTATTATCTTTGTAAGACGTGTGATACTAGAATTGATATACGTTGTGCATTCTTACCCACCAAGATAAAGCATAAATCACACAGGCACCATTCCCTTGTTCAACGTCTATCCTCCAATTTTGAGTGCAGTGTGAGTGGTTGTTATATTACAAGTGGTGTGCAATATGGATGTGAAACTTGCAGTGACTTTCATATTGTGATAAATAGTGCATTTTATCCTGGTAGCATGAAACACAGATACGATGATCACCCTGTCACCTTGAGACGACCTCCATTCTTCTACGAGGGAGTATTCTATTGTGAAATATGTGAAGACCGTGTTAATAATCAATGGTGGCTCTATCACTGTGATGAATGTGATCATTCTTTTCACAATGGTTGCCTTCTTTCGGGTGGAAGTGTCAAGCTAGGAGGGACTGTTGAAGTTGATTTTAACGACCAATCACACACACTTGCCTTGGTCTTGAAGAGGCGTACAAGAAAGACCCAACCGCAGTACTACTGTAGATATTGCGGGAATGGCTACATCTGGAATTACTTTTTGGAATGTGATGGGTGTGGATATCTTATATGTTGTCCCTGTGTTCGTAAAATCAAGGCGAGTAACAAGTCCATACACTTTTGA
- the LOC108210506 gene encoding uncharacterized protein LOC108210506 yields MGFFKENRVVRGVKTVLFLITMFVSFLVFSAPILLIIADTLVPSALLSASVSPQPLYAHLSNYDFRYSLIDIPIVSIIRSAIILCVYSLCDRPGISRGPYFAIATICSVSSLIFVSLKASYVFSTLSYTSVDAYGRAMEIALFLSSWILAIGHIVVAYRISCRERRKLLVYKIDIEAVSLMQEWVSKVAKSSARRKSEVKSIT; encoded by the exons atgggtttcttcaaagaaaacaGGGTTGTCCGAGGCGTCAAAACTGTCTTGTTTTTAATCACTATGTTCGTGTCTTTTCTCGTCTTCTCAGCTCCGATTCTGTTGATCATAGCTGACACTCTCGTCCCTTCCGCCTTGCTTTCTGCCTCCGTCTCGCCTCAGCCTCTCTATGCTCATCTTTCGAACTACGATTTTCGGTATTCCTTGATCGATATTCCCATCGTCTCCATCATCCGATCAGCCATCATATTAT GTGTTTACAGTTTATGCGACAGACCCGGGATTTCGAGGGGACCTTACTTCGCTATAGCGACGATTTGTTCCGTTTCGTCGCTTATATTTGTGTCGCTAAAGGCTTCATATGTGTTTAGCACCTTAAGCTACACTTCCGTAGATGCATATGGGAGAGCTATGGAGATTGCTCTGTTTCTCAGCTCCTGGATTCTAGCGATCGGACACATAGTTGTGGCATACAGAATCAGCTGCAGAGAAAGGAGGAAGCTTCTTGTTTACAAGATTGATATTGAAGCT GTTTCACTGATGCAAGAATGGGTATCCAAGGTTGCAAAAAGCTCTGCAAGAAGAAAAAGTGAAGTGAAAAGCATAACATAA